A window of Jannaschia sp. M317 contains these coding sequences:
- a CDS encoding sodium-dependent bicarbonate transport family permease: protein MDLIDLALGNLLSPIILSFALGLFAALARSELTIPEAVAKGMSIYLLFAIGFKGGVAVNVAGLDAKLVGALLGGAVLSFALPFAAFALLRTITKLSPLDAAAVAAHYGSISIVTFVAGTSVLQSAGLSSDGWMVAVAAVMEAPAILSALWLVARSGDGRSMDADLWREILLNGSIVLLVGSFAIGWITGQDGLDRIASFIVSPFQGVLCLFLLDMGLVAGRGLREAKGVLRPGLLAFGVLMPLIGSAAGATVGVLLGLSTGSTMLFMVLGASASYIAVPAAMRVALPEANPSIYLTLSLGVTFPFNLTLGLPIYLGVARFITGG from the coding sequence ATGGACCTGATCGACCTCGCTCTCGGTAACCTTTTGTCGCCGATCATCCTGTCCTTTGCCCTGGGCCTGTTCGCCGCCCTCGCGCGATCCGAGCTGACCATCCCCGAGGCGGTGGCCAAGGGGATGTCGATCTACCTTTTGTTCGCGATCGGCTTCAAGGGCGGGGTGGCTGTGAACGTCGCCGGTCTGGATGCAAAGCTGGTCGGCGCGCTGCTGGGCGGCGCGGTCCTATCGTTTGCGCTGCCGTTTGCGGCCTTTGCCTTGCTGCGGACAATCACGAAGTTGTCGCCTCTGGATGCGGCGGCGGTGGCGGCGCACTACGGCTCCATCTCCATCGTGACCTTCGTGGCGGGCACATCTGTCCTGCAATCGGCGGGATTGTCGTCGGACGGCTGGATGGTGGCCGTGGCCGCCGTGATGGAGGCTCCGGCGATCCTGTCGGCGCTGTGGCTGGTGGCGCGGTCTGGCGACGGGCGGTCGATGGACGCGGACCTCTGGCGAGAGATCCTGCTCAACGGGTCCATCGTCTTGCTGGTCGGCAGTTTCGCGATCGGCTGGATCACCGGGCAGGACGGATTGGACCGCATCGCGTCCTTCATCGTGTCACCGTTCCAGGGGGTGCTGTGCCTGTTCCTGCTGGACATGGGCCTTGTCGCGGGCCGTGGCCTGCGCGAGGCAAAGGGCGTGCTGCGACCCGGCCTGCTGGCGTTTGGCGTGCTGATGCCGCTGATCGGCTCGGCGGCGGGGGCGACGGTGGGTGTCTTGCTGGGGCTGAGCACCGGGTCCACCATGCTGTTCATGGTACTGGGCGCCTCGGCCAGCTATATCGCGGTGCCCGCCGCCATGCGCGTGGCCCTGCCCGAGGCGAACCCGTCGATCTATCTCACGTTGTCGCTGGGTGTTACCTTTCCGTTCAACCTGACGCTGGGCCTGCCCATTTATCTGGGCGTCGCGCGTTTCATCACCGGAGGCTGA
- a CDS encoding carbonic anhydrase, with protein sequence MRPAKPLPKSLVQRYHGWKATTFAENEAWYRRLAHEGQRPRAMVISCCDSRVHVTSIFGAEQGEFFIHRNIANLVPPHEPDGLKHGTSAAIEYAVKSLRVAQIIVLGHSECGGVRGCEAMCTGHAPELVEEGSFVGRWMDVLRPGWELVKDISDDDARLEALEKQAVLTSLDNLMTFPFVAEAVEAGDLALHGLWNDITEGALEIYDAQSDAFRAL encoded by the coding sequence TTGAGACCAGCGAAACCGCTCCCGAAATCCCTTGTGCAACGTTATCACGGTTGGAAGGCCACGACCTTCGCCGAGAACGAGGCCTGGTATCGCCGTCTGGCCCACGAAGGACAGCGGCCCCGTGCCATGGTGATCAGTTGTTGCGACAGCCGCGTGCATGTCACTTCGATCTTCGGGGCGGAGCAGGGCGAGTTCTTCATTCATCGCAACATCGCCAACCTGGTGCCGCCCCATGAACCTGACGGGTTGAAACACGGCACCTCGGCGGCCATCGAATATGCGGTAAAGTCGCTGCGTGTGGCGCAGATCATCGTGCTGGGACATTCCGAATGCGGCGGTGTGCGCGGCTGCGAGGCAATGTGCACCGGCCATGCGCCCGAACTGGTCGAAGAAGGGTCCTTCGTCGGGCGCTGGATGGATGTGCTGCGTCCCGGTTGGGAATTGGTCAAGGACATCAGCGACGATGATGCGCGGCTGGAAGCGCTGGAAAAGCAGGCAGTTCTGACCTCGTTGGACAATCTGATGACCTTTCCCTTCGTCGCCGAGGCGGTCGAAGCCGGCGATCTTGCGCTGCACGGGCTTTGGAACGACATCACCGAAGGCGCGCTGGAAATCTACGACGCCCAGTCGGATGCCTTCCGCGCGCTTTGA
- a CDS encoding M17 family metallopeptidase: protein MTPSFAAPDARAIPIRLVARAELDAWLDRQDEPVRDWVAANDFTGRAGQILRLPAPDMSVAKVLFGWGEARDHQRGRFLFAKAAAALGPGTYALDGDLTDNAREEAALGWLLAGYRFTRYAGSAPDAPMLKVPKGVDAKRLEAIAQGECLTRDLINTPAADMGPEELEHAVRDLARAHGASVAVTQGEDLLEANLPLIHTVGRAATRAPRLIDLRWGDTGPSLTLVGKGVCFDTGGLNLKPGASMGIMKKDMGGAATVLGLASMIMALRLPIRLRVLIPAVENSVAGNAFRPGDILTARNGLTVEINNTDAEGRLVLADALALADEDPADLTVCMATLTGAARVAVGPDLSPFYTDDDALALALMQAGKRVRDPLWRMPFHRPYETMIEPGIADLDNAPSGGFAGSVTAALFLDRFAQRAPRFVHFDIYGWCPSAAPARPKGGVGMGARAILDALPGVLGL, encoded by the coding sequence ATGACCCCAAGCTTTGCCGCCCCCGACGCCCGTGCCATTCCGATCCGTCTTGTCGCGCGGGCCGAGCTTGACGCCTGGCTGGACCGACAGGACGAACCGGTGCGCGACTGGGTTGCGGCAAACGACTTTACCGGGCGCGCGGGTCAGATCCTGCGCCTGCCCGCGCCTGACATGTCGGTGGCAAAGGTTCTGTTCGGTTGGGGCGAGGCCCGCGACCATCAACGGGGTCGCTTTCTGTTTGCCAAGGCCGCCGCCGCGCTGGGCCCCGGCACCTATGCCCTGGACGGGGATCTGACCGACAACGCGCGCGAAGAGGCGGCGCTGGGCTGGTTGCTGGCCGGGTATCGGTTCACGCGCTACGCCGGATCCGCCCCCGACGCCCCGATGCTCAAGGTCCCCAAGGGCGTGGATGCAAAACGGTTGGAGGCGATTGCGCAGGGCGAATGCCTGACGCGCGACCTGATCAACACGCCCGCCGCGGACATGGGCCCCGAGGAGTTGGAGCACGCGGTGCGCGATCTGGCCCGGGCGCACGGGGCATCTGTGGCGGTGACACAGGGCGAAGACCTGCTGGAGGCCAACCTTCCGCTGATCCACACCGTCGGTCGCGCCGCGACCCGCGCGCCGCGCCTGATCGACCTGCGCTGGGGCGACACTGGCCCAAGCCTGACATTGGTCGGCAAGGGCGTGTGTTTCGACACCGGCGGGCTGAACCTGAAACCCGGCGCCTCCATGGGGATCATGAAAAAGGATATGGGCGGAGCCGCGACCGTACTGGGCCTGGCGTCCATGATCATGGCGTTGCGTCTGCCGATACGCCTGCGCGTCCTGATCCCGGCGGTGGAGAACAGCGTGGCCGGAAACGCGTTTCGGCCCGGCGACATCCTGACCGCGCGCAACGGCCTGACCGTGGAAATCAACAACACTGACGCCGAAGGACGGCTGGTGCTGGCCGATGCCCTGGCCCTGGCCGACGAAGATCCGGCGGACCTGACCGTCTGCATGGCCACGTTGACGGGCGCGGCCCGCGTGGCGGTCGGACCGGATCTGTCCCCGTTCTACACCGATGACGACGCGCTGGCGCTGGCCTTGATGCAGGCGGGCAAGCGGGTGCGCGACCCGCTTTGGCGGATGCCGTTCCATCGCCCCTACGAGACGATGATCGAACCGGGCATCGCGGATCTGGACAATGCGCCATCGGGCGGGTTTGCCGGATCGGTGACTGCGGCGTTGTTTCTGGACCGGTTCGCCCAAAGGGCCCCGCGTTTCGTGCATTTCGACATCTACGGCTGGTGCCCCAGTGCCGCGCCCGCGCGGCCCAAGGGTGGCGTCGGCATGGGCGCGCGGGCGATTCTGGATGCGCTGCCCGGGGTGCTGGGGTTGTGA
- a CDS encoding C40 family peptidase, which yields MSGLDPRMTPANGHAAAHELRGIVQATRYVKGSIRTVQQPLVNMSDTPRGDRSSQLLFGEAFRVIDERDGFAFGQSLRDGYCGYVLSGALARQEAATHWVAAPATHLYPKARLKAPPEVAIFFGSHLRVTADMGDFQKVSTGHFIPTVHLQKLRARFSDPVGVADMFLGTPYLWGGSSRWGIDCSGLVQQALVACGIDCPRDSDQQEGLGRALHLGEPLQRGDLVFWKGHVGIMADDKMLLHANAYHMAVAYEPLDEARRRIAASADGHSGVNGEITARRRVERRG from the coding sequence GTGAGCGGCCTCGACCCCCGGATGACGCCCGCCAACGGACATGCTGCGGCCCATGAACTGCGCGGCATCGTCCAGGCGACGCGCTACGTCAAAGGCAGCATCCGGACCGTACAGCAGCCCCTGGTCAACATGTCGGACACCCCCCGCGGCGACCGGTCCAGCCAATTGCTGTTTGGCGAGGCGTTCCGCGTGATCGACGAACGCGACGGATTTGCCTTTGGGCAGAGTCTGCGCGACGGCTACTGCGGCTATGTCCTGTCCGGGGCGCTGGCCCGGCAGGAGGCGGCGACGCATTGGGTCGCGGCCCCGGCCACGCATCTTTACCCAAAGGCGCGGCTGAAGGCCCCGCCCGAAGTCGCAATCTTTTTCGGCAGCCATCTGCGCGTCACCGCCGACATGGGCGATTTTCAGAAGGTGTCGACCGGACATTTCATTCCGACCGTCCACCTGCAGAAGCTGCGCGCGCGGTTCTCGGACCCGGTGGGGGTTGCGGACATGTTCCTGGGCACGCCCTATCTGTGGGGCGGCTCGTCCCGCTGGGGGATCGATTGTTCGGGTCTGGTGCAACAGGCGCTTGTGGCCTGCGGCATCGACTGTCCCCGCGACAGCGACCAGCAGGAAGGGCTGGGCCGGGCCCTGCATCTGGGCGAACCCCTGCAACGCGGGGATCTGGTGTTCTGGAAAGGACACGTGGGCATCATGGCCGACGACAAGATGCTTTTGCACGCCAACGCCTATCACATGGCGGTCGCCTATGAGCCGCTGGACGAGGCCCGCCGCCGCATCGCCGCCAGCGCCGACGGCCATTCCGGCGTGAACGGAGAGATCACTGCCCGCCGCCGCGTGGAACGACGCGGCTGA
- a CDS encoding DUF2794 domain-containing protein, translated as MTVQSPIPARPIPEQVHFHRTELSVILSLYGRFVAAGEWRDYGISSLKEVAIFSVFRRTAEQPMYRIEKRPKMAAKQGTYAVIGMDGRILRRGHDLKTVLRVLERKLIRAVD; from the coding sequence ATGACAGTGCAATCGCCCATCCCCGCGCGTCCCATCCCCGAACAGGTCCATTTCCACCGCACAGAGCTGAGCGTGATCCTTTCGCTCTACGGTCGATTCGTCGCGGCGGGAGAATGGCGAGATTACGGGATCTCGTCTTTGAAAGAGGTCGCGATCTTCTCGGTCTTCCGCAGAACCGCGGAACAGCCGATGTATCGTATCGAGAAGCGGCCCAAGATGGCGGCCAAACAGGGCACCTATGCGGTCATCGGCATGGATGGGCGCATCCTGCGCCGCGGCCACGACCTGAAGACGGTCTTGCGGGTGTTGGAACGCAAGCTGATCCGCGCGGTCGACTGA
- a CDS encoding branched-chain amino acid aminotransferase encodes MAGSYAELDGKIWMDGNLVDWKDANVHLLTHAMHYASAVFEGERAYNCKIFESVKHSERLLASGRALDMEIPWTIEEIEAAKYETMQANGLTDAYVRVLAWRGAGEDMGVSSKRNPVRMAVAVWPWGNYYGDAKFKGAKLDIAKWKRPSPETAPYTAKAAGLYMICTMSKHAAEAKGCSDAMMFDYRGYVAEATGANMFFVKDGEVHTPTPDCFLNGITRQTVLKMLSDRQIKVHERHIMPEELEGFEQCWLTGTAAEVTPVGQIGDYNFEVGAITRDIAESYEKLVRL; translated from the coding sequence ATGGCTGGATCATATGCGGAACTGGACGGCAAAATCTGGATGGATGGCAATCTGGTCGACTGGAAGGATGCGAACGTGCATCTGCTGACCCATGCCATGCACTATGCCTCCGCCGTGTTCGAGGGGGAGCGGGCCTACAACTGCAAGATTTTCGAATCTGTCAAGCATTCGGAACGTCTGCTGGCCTCTGGCCGGGCATTGGATATGGAAATCCCCTGGACGATCGAGGAAATCGAAGCCGCCAAGTATGAGACCATGCAGGCCAATGGCCTGACCGATGCCTATGTGCGCGTTCTGGCCTGGCGTGGTGCCGGCGAAGACATGGGCGTCAGCAGCAAGCGGAACCCGGTCCGCATGGCCGTGGCCGTCTGGCCCTGGGGCAATTATTATGGCGACGCCAAGTTCAAGGGCGCCAAGCTGGACATCGCCAAGTGGAAGCGTCCCTCGCCCGAGACGGCACCCTACACCGCCAAGGCCGCCGGTCTTTACATGATCTGCACCATGTCCAAGCACGCCGCCGAGGCCAAGGGATGTTCCGACGCGATGATGTTCGACTATCGCGGCTACGTGGCCGAGGCGACGGGCGCCAACATGTTCTTCGTCAAGGATGGCGAGGTGCACACGCCCACGCCCGATTGCTTCCTGAACGGGATCACCCGGCAGACCGTTCTCAAGATGCTGTCCGACCGGCAGATCAAGGTACACGAGCGCCACATCATGCCCGAAGAGCTGGAAGGCTTCGAGCAGTGCTGGCTGACCGGGACCGCCGCCGAGGTCACGCCTGTGGGGCAGATCGGGGACTATAATTTCGAGGTGGGTGCGATCACGCGGGACATCGCGGAAAGCTATGAGAAGCTGGTCCGTCTCTGA
- a CDS encoding MarR family winged helix-turn-helix transcriptional regulator produces the protein MAEDRSDSDTLLFLTDEQLRRAIEAMFFAYRGFTADPDRILAGMNYGRAHHRAIHFIQRTPGTTVNNLLAILGVTKQSLNRVLRTLVEDGLVDSRVGARDRRERNLYLTESGAILEAELSTAQRARMRAAFREAGPEAVAGFRQVLEHMMDPELRRLFAATREGER, from the coding sequence ATGGCCGAGGACCGCAGCGACAGCGACACCCTGCTTTTCCTGACGGATGAGCAGCTTCGGCGCGCGATCGAGGCGATGTTCTTTGCCTACCGGGGCTTTACCGCCGATCCGGACCGCATTCTTGCGGGTATGAACTATGGCCGCGCGCACCATCGCGCCATCCACTTCATTCAGCGAACGCCGGGCACCACGGTCAACAACCTGCTGGCGATCCTGGGCGTGACCAAACAATCCCTCAACCGGGTCCTGCGCACCCTGGTCGAGGATGGTCTGGTCGACAGCCGCGTGGGCGCGCGTGACCGGCGTGAACGCAACCTCTACCTGACCGAGTCGGGGGCGATCCTGGAAGCAGAGCTGTCGACCGCGCAGCGCGCCCGCATGCGCGCCGCCTTTCGCGAAGCAGGCCCCGAGGCGGTCGCTGGATTTCGACAGGTTCTTGAGCATATGATGGATCCCGAGCTGCGCCGTCTGTTCGCGGCCACGAGGGAAGGCGAAAGATGA
- a CDS encoding response regulator — translation MSVEAGAIPNHQAHVLLVDDDERIRTLLQKFLVRNGYLTTAARDATHARRLLAGLDFDIAVLDVMMPGDNGFVLCAEIRESRDMPILMLTAKGETSDRISGLEAGADDYLSKPFEPKELLLRLKAILRRAPASGGAIPKVLQLGPIRYDLERGEMWQGQETIRLTATETTLMRIFAATPHEPVSRTTLVEKLGRDGGQTNERAVDVQITRLRRKLEEDPKQPRYLQTVRGEGYMLAPD, via the coding sequence ATGAGTGTAGAGGCAGGGGCCATCCCCAACCATCAGGCCCATGTCCTGTTGGTGGACGACGATGAACGCATCCGCACGCTTTTGCAGAAATTCCTGGTTCGCAACGGCTATCTGACCACCGCGGCCCGCGACGCGACCCATGCGCGGCGGCTGCTGGCCGGGCTGGATTTCGACATCGCGGTCCTTGATGTGATGATGCCCGGTGACAACGGCTTTGTCCTGTGTGCCGAAATCCGCGAGTCGCGGGACATGCCAATCCTGATGCTGACCGCCAAGGGGGAAACCTCGGACCGGATTTCCGGGTTGGAGGCGGGGGCAGATGACTACCTGTCGAAACCCTTCGAGCCGAAAGAGCTGTTGCTGCGGCTCAAGGCGATCCTGCGGCGCGCGCCTGCCAGCGGCGGGGCCATCCCGAAGGTCCTGCAACTGGGGCCGATCCGCTACGACCTGGAACGCGGCGAGATGTGGCAAGGGCAAGAAACGATCCGCCTGACGGCAACGGAAACCACGTTGATGCGCATTTTTGCGGCCACCCCGCACGAACCCGTCAGCCGCACCACCCTTGTCGAAAAGCTGGGCCGCGATGGCGGGCAGACGAACGAACGGGCGGTGGACGTCCAGATCACGCGCCTGCGGCGCAAGCTGGAAGAAGACCCCAAGCAGCCGCGGTACCTGCAGACGGTGCGGGGCGAAGGCTACATGCTGGCCCCGGATTGA
- a CDS encoding histone deacetylase family protein, producing the protein MTLLITHPDALDHVNPPGHSEQVARLRVILDALADMDLDRADAVEAGDAALLRCHPQDYLDRIAAAVPTEGWAQLDADTFLSPGTWRAARLAAGAAVQAVDAVLDGTTRNAFCAMRPPGHHAETSTPMGFCTLGNVAIAAKHALDARGLARVAVVDFDVHHGNGTQDLLWDEPRARFFSTHQMPLWPGSGAPSDTGAHGTITNLPLPPNSDGRAFRKAMEQDVLPALDAFAPDLLLISAGFDAHADDPLAQLNWTTEDFIWATERLCDVARDHCGGRVVSCLEGGYDLSALANAVAAHVDVLRRRGDE; encoded by the coding sequence GTGACCCTGCTGATCACACATCCCGACGCGCTTGATCATGTAAACCCGCCCGGCCACTCCGAACAGGTGGCCCGGCTGCGCGTAATCCTGGACGCGCTGGCAGACATGGACCTGGACCGCGCGGACGCGGTCGAGGCCGGGGACGCCGCTTTGCTGCGGTGCCATCCGCAGGACTACCTGGACCGGATCGCGGCGGCGGTGCCGACCGAGGGCTGGGCCCAGTTGGATGCCGACACCTTTCTGTCGCCCGGCACCTGGCGCGCCGCGCGGCTGGCCGCGGGGGCAGCCGTGCAGGCGGTGGATGCGGTGCTGGACGGGACGACGCGGAACGCCTTTTGCGCCATGCGCCCGCCCGGCCATCACGCGGAAACCTCCACGCCGATGGGGTTCTGCACCTTGGGCAACGTGGCCATCGCGGCGAAACATGCGTTGGACGCGCGTGGACTGGCGCGCGTGGCCGTCGTCGATTTCGACGTCCACCATGGCAATGGCACGCAGGACCTGTTGTGGGACGAGCCGCGTGCGCGGTTCTTTTCCACGCACCAGATGCCGCTCTGGCCCGGCAGCGGGGCCCCCTCGGACACCGGGGCCCATGGCACGATCACCAACCTGCCCTTGCCGCCGAATTCTGACGGCCGTGCCTTTCGAAAGGCGATGGAGCAGGACGTGCTGCCGGCGCTCGATGCCTTTGCGCCGGACCTGCTGCTGATCTCGGCCGGGTTCGACGCCCACGCGGACGACCCCCTGGCGCAGTTGAACTGGACCACCGAGGATTTCATCTGGGCGACGGAGCGGCTTTGCGATGTGGCGCGGGATCACTGCGGCGGACGGGTGGTTTCCTGTCTGGAAGGCGGCTATGACCTGTCGGCGCTGGCGAACGCGGTCGCCGCGCATGTGGACGTGCTGAGGAGGCGGGGCGATGAGTGA
- a CDS encoding exodeoxyribonuclease VII small subunit: MSDDVTTMSFEQAITELEQVVTRLDSGDVPLDESIKLYERGAALKAHCEAKLNEADAKVKQITLDANGQPTGTKTAEGM, from the coding sequence ATGAGTGACGATGTCACAACCATGAGTTTCGAACAGGCCATCACGGAGCTGGAGCAGGTCGTGACCCGCCTCGATTCCGGCGATGTGCCCCTGGACGAATCCATCAAGCTCTATGAACGCGGTGCCGCGCTGAAGGCCCATTGCGAAGCCAAGCTGAACGAAGCCGATGCCAAGGTGAAACAGATCACCCTGGATGCCAACGGTCAGCCCACGGGAACCAAGACCGCCGAGGGCATGTGA
- a CDS encoding polyprenyl synthetase family protein, translating into MSFAADLRRAQDDVQTTLDGLLAPFGDDPVARAMRYATQGGKRLRAYLALESAALFDVPRDRALRVAAAIEAVHAYSLIHDDLPCMDDDDLRRGQPTVHRKWDEATAVLAGDALLTFAFEVLADPATHDDATVRADLVLTLAQAAGAAGMVRGQALDIAAETAKVPLTLDQVSDLQQLKTGRLLEWPCRAGALLGGANPAPLLDYAAHVGLAFQIADDLLDVEGDAEKAGKALRKDAQAGKATFVSLLGIEPARSRARNLIEQAEVSLLPYSPKGANLMDVARYVVTRDR; encoded by the coding sequence GTGAGTTTCGCGGCAGATCTGCGCAGGGCGCAGGACGACGTTCAAACCACGCTCGATGGGCTTTTGGCGCCCTTCGGCGATGATCCGGTGGCCCGGGCGATGCGCTATGCGACCCAGGGCGGCAAACGGTTGCGCGCCTATCTGGCGCTGGAATCCGCGGCCCTGTTCGACGTGCCCCGTGACCGGGCGTTGCGGGTGGCTGCGGCGATCGAGGCGGTCCACGCCTATTCCCTGATCCACGACGATCTGCCTTGCATGGACGACGACGACCTGCGCCGTGGCCAACCCACGGTGCACCGCAAATGGGATGAGGCAACGGCTGTTCTGGCCGGTGATGCGCTGCTGACCTTTGCCTTTGAGGTTCTGGCCGATCCTGCCACCCACGACGATGCCACGGTCCGCGCGGACCTGGTGCTGACGTTGGCACAGGCGGCGGGTGCGGCGGGCATGGTGCGGGGTCAGGCGCTGGATATCGCCGCTGAAACGGCCAAGGTTCCGCTGACCCTGGACCAGGTATCGGACCTGCAACAGCTCAAGACGGGGCGGCTGCTGGAATGGCCCTGTCGTGCCGGGGCCCTGCTGGGCGGGGCCAATCCCGCGCCCCTACTGGACTATGCCGCGCATGTCGGCCTCGCGTTCCAGATCGCCGACGATTTGCTGGACGTCGAAGGCGACGCAGAAAAGGCCGGCAAGGCCCTGCGCAAGGACGCGCAGGCGGGCAAGGCGACCTTTGTGTCGCTGCTGGGGATCGAACCCGCACGCAGTCGCGCCCGCAACTTGATCGAACAGGCCGAAGTGTCACTTTTGCCTTACAGCCCAAAGGGCGCTAACCTCATGGATGTCGCCCGCTATGTGGTGACTCGCGACAGGTGA
- the dxs gene encoding 1-deoxy-D-xylulose-5-phosphate synthase: MTDGPSTPLLDKVAGPADIRGLSDRDLTRLADELRAETIWAVSQTGGHLGAGLGVVELTVALHAVFNTPRDKLIWDVSHQCYPHKILTGRRDRMKTIRQKDGLSGFTKRTESAYDPFGAAHSSTSISAALGFAMGRELGAEDVGDAIAVIGDGALSGGMAYEAMNHAGHLKKRLIVILNDNEMSIAPPVGAMSSYLSRLYAGAPFQEFKAAAKGAVGFLPPPFQEGARRAKEMLKGMAVGGTLFEELGFSYVGPIDGHDMESLLQILRTVKVRATGPILIHAITQKGKGFAEHRPDRGHATAKFDVATGEQKKAPSNAPSYTRVFAESLMQEAAEDDRIVAITAAMPDGTGLNLFAERFPARCFDVGIAEQHGVTFCAGLAASGMRPFAAIYSTFLQRGYDQVVHDVALQNLPVRFAIDRAGLVGADGATHAGSFDVAYLSNLPNMVVMAASDEAELRHMVATAAAHDSGPIAFRFPRGEGVGCEMPERGTPLEIGKGRIVHEGDQVAILSFGARMVEIEQAREKLLARGITPTVADARFSKPLDRDMILDLAARHDALITIEEGAVGGFGSHVAQLLSDEGVFDSGLRFRSMVLPDDFIEQAGPRDMYTRAGLNAEDIEAKVLSVLGVEILGKRA, translated from the coding sequence ATGACTGACGGCCCATCAACGCCCCTCCTCGACAAGGTCGCAGGCCCCGCCGACATCCGGGGGCTGTCCGACCGCGACCTGACCCGCCTGGCCGATGAGTTGCGGGCCGAAACGATCTGGGCTGTCAGCCAGACCGGCGGCCATCTGGGCGCAGGCCTGGGTGTGGTCGAGCTGACGGTCGCGCTGCACGCGGTGTTCAACACGCCGCGCGACAAGCTGATCTGGGACGTCTCGCACCAGTGCTATCCGCACAAGATCCTGACCGGTCGTCGTGACCGGATGAAGACGATCCGCCAAAAGGACGGATTGTCCGGTTTCACCAAGCGTACCGAGAGCGCGTATGACCCCTTTGGCGCGGCCCATAGTTCGACCTCGATCTCTGCTGCTCTGGGGTTTGCCATGGGGCGAGAGCTGGGGGCCGAAGACGTGGGCGACGCCATCGCGGTGATCGGCGACGGCGCGTTGTCCGGGGGCATGGCCTATGAGGCGATGAACCACGCGGGCCACCTGAAAAAGCGGCTGATCGTGATCCTCAACGACAACGAGATGTCGATCGCCCCGCCCGTCGGCGCGATGTCGTCCTACCTCAGCCGTCTGTATGCCGGGGCCCCGTTTCAGGAATTCAAGGCCGCCGCCAAGGGGGCCGTCGGCTTTCTGCCGCCGCCTTTCCAGGAAGGCGCGCGCCGGGCCAAGGAAATGCTCAAGGGCATGGCCGTGGGCGGGACTCTCTTCGAAGAGCTGGGGTTCAGCTATGTCGGTCCTATCGACGGGCATGACATGGAAAGCCTGCTGCAAATCCTGCGCACGGTAAAGGTCCGCGCCACCGGGCCGATCCTGATCCATGCGATCACGCAGAAGGGCAAGGGCTTTGCCGAGCATCGCCCCGACCGTGGTCATGCCACCGCCAAGTTCGACGTCGCGACGGGAGAGCAGAAAAAGGCTCCCTCCAACGCGCCCAGCTATACCCGCGTCTTTGCCGAAAGCCTGATGCAGGAGGCCGCCGAGGATGACCGCATCGTCGCCATCACCGCGGCCATGCCCGACGGCACCGGCCTGAACCTGTTTGCAGAACGGTTTCCCGCCCGCTGCTTCGATGTGGGGATCGCGGAACAGCATGGCGTGACCTTTTGCGCCGGGCTCGCCGCGTCGGGAATGCGGCCATTCGCGGCGATCTATTCGACGTTCCTGCAACGCGGCTACGATCAGGTGGTGCACGACGTCGCGCTTCAGAACCTGCCGGTGCGTTTTGCGATCGACCGCGCTGGGCTGGTCGGGGCCGATGGCGCCACCCATGCCGGATCCTTCGACGTGGCCTATTTGTCGAACCTGCCGAACATGGTCGTGATGGCTGCCTCCGACGAGGCGGAGCTGCGGCACATGGTGGCCACGGCCGCCGCACATGACAGCGGGCCCATTGCCTTCCGGTTTCCGCGCGGCGAAGGCGTCGGATGCGAAATGCCGGAACGCGGCACGCCGCTGGAAATCGGAAAGGGCCGTATCGTCCACGAGGGCGACCAGGTCGCGATCCTGTCCTTCGGTGCCCGCATGGTCGAAATCGAGCAGGCGCGCGAAAAGCTCCTGGCGCGGGGTATCACGCCGACGGTTGCCGACGCCCGGTTCTCAAAGCCCCTCGACCGGGACATGATCCTGGACCTCGCCGCGCGTCACGACGCGTTGATCACCATCGAAGAAGGGGCCGTCGGCGGCTTTGGCAGCCATGTGGCGCAGTTGTTGTCGGACGAAGGGGTCTTTGACAGCGGACTTCGGTTCCGCTCGATGGTTCTGCCGGACGATTTCATCGAACAGGCAGGGCCGCGCGACATGTACACCCGCGCCGGGTTGAACGCCGAGGATATCGAAGCCAAGGTGCTGTCGGTTCTGGGCGTGGAGATCTTGGGCAAGCGGGCCTGA